A genomic region of Solibacillus isronensis contains the following coding sequences:
- a CDS encoding Tn3 family transposase → MRGKELLTEDQRTEFVRIPADMSESELETYYTFSQYDLEIIKRHRRDHNRLGFAVQLCVLRYPGWSLSDVGPIPDYIIEYIASQIDVNPNSFSLYAQREPTKHEHMEEIRQVYGYQNFSLGNYRKAAQFLLNHALQNGNSMYLLRTAQEELRNQKIILPGMTTIERLVWETRQRAEERIFKSLTCTLSKWQKQKLDKLIDPFVDNRKTPLAWLRELPGQSSPEAFLKVIKRLEYIRELKLEINTEQIHPNRLLQLSRIGARYEPHSFRRFKEMKKYAILVAYLVTLSQDLIDQAIEIHDRQMMILQSKGRKTQEEMQKENGKAVNEKVVHFADIGAALIQARNEGLDPFNAIEMIMPWDKIVSSVEEAQKLARPMDYDYLDLLENRFSYLRKYTPTFLKSLEFRSTQGTEPLLQALKTLNEINESGKRKIPNDAPVDFIPKRWKKHVYGDDGIINRHYYEMAALTELKNHIRSGDISVVGSRLHKDFEEYLVPKKDWTTTRLTETKLAVRSSADEYIEERRKSLAQRLTWVSNNLDSLEGVNIEKAKIRVDRLEKNTPEEARAFSLSLYNMLPRIKLTDLLMEVAHWTGFDEMLIHASTNRPPKGEEKVVLMAALMAMGTNIGLTKMAEATPGVTYHQMANAAQWRLFDDAISRAQATLVNFQHKLKLASYWGDGSTSSSDGMRVQVGVSSLHADANPHYGSGKGATIYRFTSDQFSSFYTKVINTNARDAVHVIDGLLHHETDLNIEEHFTDTAGYADSVFGLSHLLGFRFAPRLRDLADSKLFTIQTPNEFPKLENILRGRINTKIIQENFDDVLRVAHSIREGKVSGSLIMGKLGSYARQNKLATTLREMGRIEKTIFILDYISNETLRRRIQRGLNKGEAMNGLARALFFGKRGELRERGIQDQLQRASALNILINAISVWNTVYLTEATKLLKEKGNLREDLLKHVSPLGWEHINFLGEYNFDASKVASLHSLRPLIQ, encoded by the coding sequence ATGAGAGGGAAAGAATTACTAACAGAAGATCAAAGAACGGAATTTGTACGAATTCCAGCTGATATGAGCGAAAGTGAACTAGAAACTTATTATACTTTTTCACAATATGACCTTGAAATTATTAAACGACACAGAAGAGATCATAATCGATTAGGCTTTGCTGTTCAATTATGTGTTCTACGCTATCCTGGATGGTCCCTTTCAGATGTTGGACCTATTCCAGATTACATAATCGAATACATAGCTAGCCAAATAGATGTTAATCCTAATTCATTTTCTTTATATGCCCAACGAGAGCCAACTAAACATGAGCATATGGAAGAAATCCGTCAAGTTTATGGTTATCAAAATTTTTCCTTAGGGAACTATCGCAAGGCAGCTCAGTTTCTTTTGAATCATGCCCTTCAAAATGGAAATTCAATGTATCTTCTTCGTACAGCACAAGAAGAACTACGTAATCAGAAAATTATTCTCCCTGGCATGACTACTATAGAAAGGCTTGTTTGGGAAACTCGTCAACGAGCAGAGGAAAGGATTTTTAAATCATTAACTTGTACTCTTTCCAAATGGCAAAAACAAAAGTTAGATAAACTTATAGATCCATTTGTAGACAATAGAAAAACCCCTTTAGCATGGCTGAGGGAGCTTCCCGGCCAATCTTCACCTGAAGCCTTTTTAAAAGTCATAAAGCGCTTAGAATATATTCGAGAATTAAAATTAGAAATAAATACAGAACAAATCCATCCCAATCGGTTACTTCAATTATCTCGTATTGGAGCACGGTATGAACCACACTCATTTCGAAGATTTAAAGAAATGAAGAAATATGCAATTCTTGTTGCCTATCTAGTAACACTAAGCCAAGATCTAATTGACCAAGCAATTGAAATTCATGATAGACAAATGATGATTTTACAATCAAAGGGTCGTAAAACACAAGAGGAAATGCAAAAAGAAAATGGAAAAGCAGTGAATGAAAAAGTCGTGCATTTTGCAGATATTGGTGCTGCACTTATTCAAGCACGAAATGAAGGGCTTGATCCATTTAATGCTATTGAAATGATTATGCCGTGGGATAAAATTGTTTCTTCCGTTGAAGAAGCCCAAAAATTAGCCCGACCGATGGATTACGATTATCTAGATTTGTTAGAAAATCGGTTTTCTTATCTAAGAAAATATACTCCTACTTTTCTTAAATCTCTTGAATTTCGTTCTACACAAGGTACAGAGCCATTATTGCAAGCCCTAAAAACGCTAAATGAAATAAATGAATCTGGTAAAAGAAAAATTCCAAATGATGCCCCGGTAGATTTTATTCCTAAACGTTGGAAGAAGCATGTTTATGGTGATGATGGAATAATTAACCGGCACTATTATGAGATGGCTGCACTAACAGAGTTGAAAAATCATATTCGTTCAGGCGACATATCCGTAGTCGGTAGTAGACTTCATAAAGATTTTGAAGAGTATCTTGTTCCTAAAAAAGATTGGACAACAACTCGTCTTACGGAAACTAAACTAGCCGTTCGTTCATCGGCAGATGAATATATTGAGGAAAGAAGAAAGTCACTAGCTCAACGCCTTACATGGGTTTCAAATAATCTTGATTCTCTAGAAGGAGTAAATATCGAAAAGGCTAAGATCCGAGTGGACCGTTTGGAGAAGAATACACCCGAAGAAGCGAGAGCTTTTAGCCTGTCTTTATATAATATGTTGCCAAGAATAAAGCTCACTGATCTTTTAATGGAGGTAGCACACTGGACAGGATTTGATGAAATGTTGATACATGCCTCAACCAATCGCCCACCAAAGGGAGAGGAAAAAGTAGTTCTCATGGCTGCTCTCATGGCGATGGGAACTAACATAGGTCTTACTAAAATGGCAGAAGCGACACCAGGAGTTACCTATCATCAAATGGCTAATGCAGCGCAATGGCGTTTATTCGATGATGCTATAAGTCGTGCACAAGCGACATTAGTAAATTTTCAACATAAGCTTAAACTAGCTTCCTATTGGGGAGATGGAAGTACCTCTTCCTCTGATGGAATGCGCGTACAGGTTGGTGTTTCATCGTTACATGCCGATGCCAATCCACACTATGGGTCTGGAAAAGGGGCAACCATTTATCGATTTACCAGTGATCAATTTTCAAGTTTTTATACGAAAGTCATTAATACCAATGCTCGTGATGCTGTACACGTTATCGATGGATTACTTCATCATGAGACAGATTTAAATATTGAAGAGCATTTTACAGATACAGCTGGCTACGCCGACTCAGTATTTGGATTGAGTCATTTACTAGGATTTCGTTTTGCACCAAGGCTACGTGATTTAGCTGACTCTAAGCTATTCACCATCCAAACGCCGAATGAATTCCCAAAACTAGAAAATATACTCCGTGGTCGTATTAATACTAAAATTATTCAAGAGAATTTTGATGACGTATTACGTGTAGCTCATTCTATTCGAGAAGGAAAAGTGTCTGGTTCACTTATTATGGGGAAATTAGGGTCATATGCGAGACAAAATAAACTTGCAACTACTTTGCGAGAAATGGGGAGAATCGAAAAGACCATTTTTATTTTGGATTACATATCTAACGAAACACTACGCCGTCGAATTCAGCGAGGACTAAATAAAGGGGAAGCCATGAATGGGTTAGCAAGAGCCTTATTCTTTGGAAAACGAGGTGAGTTACGAGAACGAGGAATACAAGACCAACTACAACGTGCAAGTGCTTTAAATATTCTAATAAATGCTATTAGCGTATGGAATACCGTTTATCTTACAGAAGCAACAAAATTATTGAAGGAAAAGGGGAATTTGAGAGAAGATTTACTTAAACATGTTTCTCCGTTAGGATGGGAACACATTAATTTTCTTGGTGAATACAACTTTGATGCAAGTAAAGTAGCAAGTCTACATTCACTACGCCCTCTTATTCAATAA
- a CDS encoding RNA polymerase sigma factor: MSNMNPLVLIEEIYNEHYVYLRNFLIGLTKSDVIADDIIQDFFTKILVSPSVVTEVTYIRSWLITGVKNTMLDYYKKKRPELLHDENIIETLLVDSYTPELSTTISRSTV, encoded by the coding sequence ATGTCTAATATGAATCCATTAGTTCTAATTGAAGAAATATACAATGAGCATTATGTCTATTTACGAAACTTTTTAATTGGTTTAACTAAAAGTGACGTAATCGCTGATGATATTATTCAAGATTTTTTCACAAAAATCTTGGTTTCACCTTCAGTTGTTACAGAAGTTACATATATAAGGAGTTGGTTAATTACAGGAGTTAAAAATACGATGCTAGATTATTATAAAAAAAAGCGCCCTGAGTTGCTTCACGATGAGAATATTATTGAAACATTGTTGGTTGATAGTTATACACCGGAATTAAGTACAACGATCAGCCGGTCTACTGTGTGA